A section of the Oncorhynchus nerka isolate Pitt River linkage group LG3, Oner_Uvic_2.0, whole genome shotgun sequence genome encodes:
- the lnpa gene encoding endoplasmic reticulum junction formation protein lunapark-A has translation MGVVISRFRTKPSTVEVLEGIDKDIQACEECQELYQKQLKLWVWRLLQYSSLLYLMASIIVYLWYLPEQMIGKVILVLPFVVFPLFVWLLRKGLLTLFKRRTEKNNEKLEDLKSQKRKMLLEVMETETYKTAKIILERFDPDSKTKVPESIPSGTPMTPKPGQELRQRYVTPRPPVAVTPAAARPLLAPGATHAGPPLHSAPGGPPERILSAEAAQQSLMKRPMTPGTPVPGVGMHPPGPPLARPVLPRDRGTMDRVIEYFVGDGPQNRYALICQQCLTHNGMALKEEFEYVAFRCAYCYVLNPARKTRPQAPRLSEVTAEAKTPSHAPIPTSPTPVEPAPVEPAPAPEADESPATAVAEKQPTPPAEEIQELVTLTTDTAPETEVPGTSQSLQLTPVKSDGELDVSDMEVE, from the exons ATGGGGGTTGTAATATCCCGGTTTAGG ACTAAGCCATCAACTGTAGAGGTTTTGGAAGGAATTGATAAG GATATCCAGGCTTGTGAGGAATGTCAAGAACTGTATCAAAAACAGTTGAAGTTATGGGTGTGGAGACTGCTTCAGTACTCATCTCTTCTTTACCTGATGGCTAGCATAATTGTGTATCTTTGGTACCTCCCTGAACAAATGATTGGAAAGGTCATATTGGTCCTTCCTTTTGTTGTATTTCCACTATT TGTATGGCTCCTTCGAAAGGGGCTGCTCACTCTTTTTAAAAGAAGAACAGAAAAAAACA ATGAAAAATTGGAGGACCTCAAATCACAAAAACGAAAAATG CTTCTAGAGGTGATGGAGACTGAAACATATAAAACCGCAAAAATTATTCTGGAGAGATTTGATCCTGATTCAAAGACAAAG GTGCCAGAATCCATTCCAAGTGGAACACCTATGACTCCAAAACCTGGCCAAG AACTCCGTCAGCGGTATGTCACTCCTCGGCCCCCGGTGGCGGTGACTCCTGCTGCAGCACGTCCTCTTCTGGCACCAGGGGCCACCCATGCAGGACCACCCCTCCACTCAGCTCCTGGAGGACCCCCAGAGAGAATCCTGTCTGCTGAGGCTGCTCAGCAGAGCTTGATGAAGAGGCCCATGACCCCTGGCACACCTGTTCCAGGAGTGG GAATGCACCCTCCAGGCCCACCCTTGGCCAGACCTGTTCTCCCCCGGGATAGAGGCACCATGGACAGGGTCATTGAGTACTTTGTTGGCGATGGCCCTCAGAATAG ATATGCCCTCATATGCCAGCAGTGTCTCACCCATAACGGCATGGCATTAAAAGAggaatttgaatatgttg CCTTCAGATGTGCATATTGTTATGTCCTGAATCCTGCGAGAAAGACCAGACCCCAAGCCCCCCGACTCTCTGAGGTCACTGCTGAGGCAAAGACGCCCTCACACGCACCCATACCAACATCACCAACGCCTGTGGAACCAGCACCCGTAGAACCAGCACCTGCCCCTGAAGCTGATGAGAGCCCCGCTACTGCAG TTGCCGAGAAGCAGCCTACTCCCCCAGCTGAAGAGATCCAGGAGTTGGTGACTCTGACCACAGATACTGCCCCAGAAACAGAAGTGCCAGGAACTTCACAATCTCTGCAACTCACCCCAGTGAAGTCAGACGGGGAGCTGGATGTATCAGACATGGAGGTTGAATAG